One genomic segment of Anser cygnoides isolate HZ-2024a breed goose chromosome 20, Taihu_goose_T2T_genome, whole genome shotgun sequence includes these proteins:
- the RGS3 gene encoding regulator of G-protein signaling 3 isoform X6, with the protein MYHTMVDFSEKYLERAKDMKNRLGIFRRRNESPGANPSGKLDKVLKSLKPAPEEALKWGESLEKLLLHKYGLAAFRAFLRTEFSEENLEFWLACEEYKKIKSQSKMVSKAKKIFAEYIAIQSCKEVNLDSYTREHTKENLQNITRGCFDLAQKRIYGLMEKDSYPRFLRSDLYLDIINQKKASSPL; encoded by the exons ATGTACCACACCATGGTGGACTTTTCCGAGAAATACCTGGAAAG AGCCAAGGACATGAAGAACCGGCTGGGGATTTTCCGGCGGAGAAACGAGTCCCCAGGAGCCAACCCCTCCGGCAAGCTGGACAAAGTGCTCAAGTCGCTCAA GCCTGCGCCCGAGGAAGCTCTCAAGTGGGGGGAGTccctggagaagctgctgctgcacaaat ATGGGCTCGCAGCCTTCAGGGCCTTCCTGCGCACCGAGTTCAGCGAGGAGAACCTGGAGTTCTGGCTGGCGTGCGAGGAGTACAAGAAGATCAAATCCCAGTCCAAGATGGTCTCCAAGGCCAAGAAGATCTTTGCGGAGTACATCGCCATCCAGTCCTGCAAGGAG GTGAACCTGGACTCATACACGCGGGAGCACACCAAGGAGAACCTGCAGAACATCACCCGCGGCTGCTTCGACCTCGCGCAGAAGAGGATTTACGGGCTGATGGAGAAGGACTCGTACCCCCGCTTCCTGCGCTCTGACTTGTACTTAGACATAATTAACCAGAAGAAAGCCAGCTCCCCGCTGTAG
- the RGS3 gene encoding regulator of G-protein signaling 3 isoform X4, producing the protein MLETDAEKPGQMHSEDGKAAAGEAPPAAEAPAPAEAPAAAQGPLPAEKQPEQGEERHGALPAFVIPEVRLDSTFSQSATGTAGGTTDGEDEEDEEEDEDEDEEEEEDDDSDENYLERSEAKRSSMIETSGCQPVYTLSVQNSLRRRTHSEGSLLQEAKSHCFTSDTTLNCSDSQGTKGHWALPSPRTLKKELTKNGGSIHQLTLLFSGHRKLSGGDPECSCDEGDETSRKKRSRSLAKDMKNRLGIFRRRNESPGANPSGKLDKVLKSLKPAPEEALKWGESLEKLLLHKYGLAAFRAFLRTEFSEENLEFWLACEEYKKIKSQSKMVSKAKKIFAEYIAIQSCKEVNLDSYTREHTKENLQNITRGCFDLAQKRIYGLMEKDSYPRFLRSDLYLDIINQKKASSPL; encoded by the exons ATGCTGGAGACGGACGCTGAGAAGCCGGGGCAGATGCACTCAGAGGACGGGAAGGCGGCTGCAGGCGAAGCTCCTCCGGCCGCAGAGGCCCCGGCTCCGGCCGAGGCACCGGCAGCCGCCCAGGGGCCTCTCCCGGCAGAGAAGCAGCcggagcagggagaggagcggCACGGCGCCCTGCCGGCCTTCGTCATCCCCGAGGTGCGGCTCGACAGCACCTTCAGCCAGAGCGCGACGGGCACAGCCGGTGGCACCACGGACGGTGAGGACGAGGAAgacgaggaggaggatgaggacgaggacgaggaggaagaggaggacgaCGACAGCGACGAGAACTACCTGGAGAGGAGCGAGGCGAAGCGCAGCAGCATGATCGAGACGTCGGGCTGTCAGCCCGTCTACACGCTGAGCGTGCAGAACTCCCTGCGGCGCCGGACCCACAGCGagggcagcctgctgcaggaggccaaGAGCCACTGCTTCACCTCCGACACCACCCTCAACTGCTCGGACAGCCAGGGCACCAAGGGCCACTgggccctgccctcccccaggACCCTCAAGAAGGAGCTCACCAAGAACGGCGGCTCCATCCACCAGCTCACCCTGCTGTTCTCGGGTCACAGGAAG CTGAGCGGAGGTGACCCCGAATGCAGCTGCGATGAAGGGGACGAGACCTCCCGCAAGAAAAGGAGCAGGAGCCT AGCCAAGGACATGAAGAACCGGCTGGGGATTTTCCGGCGGAGAAACGAGTCCCCAGGAGCCAACCCCTCCGGCAAGCTGGACAAAGTGCTCAAGTCGCTCAA GCCTGCGCCCGAGGAAGCTCTCAAGTGGGGGGAGTccctggagaagctgctgctgcacaaat ATGGGCTCGCAGCCTTCAGGGCCTTCCTGCGCACCGAGTTCAGCGAGGAGAACCTGGAGTTCTGGCTGGCGTGCGAGGAGTACAAGAAGATCAAATCCCAGTCCAAGATGGTCTCCAAGGCCAAGAAGATCTTTGCGGAGTACATCGCCATCCAGTCCTGCAAGGAG GTGAACCTGGACTCATACACGCGGGAGCACACCAAGGAGAACCTGCAGAACATCACCCGCGGCTGCTTCGACCTCGCGCAGAAGAGGATTTACGGGCTGATGGAGAAGGACTCGTACCCCCGCTTCCTGCGCTCTGACTTGTACTTAGACATAATTAACCAGAAGAAAGCCAGCTCCCCGCTGTAG
- the RGS3 gene encoding regulator of G-protein signaling 3 isoform X5 — MPFFRDLSKPQPLEFHAEMLLGVQRPHNGSLQRRHTMKEAKDMKNRLGIFRRRNESPGANPSGKLDKVLKSLKPAPEEALKWGESLEKLLLHKYGLAAFRAFLRTEFSEENLEFWLACEEYKKIKSQSKMVSKAKKIFAEYIAIQSCKEVNLDSYTREHTKENLQNITRGCFDLAQKRIYGLMEKDSYPRFLRSDLYLDIINQKKASSPL, encoded by the exons ATGCCCTTTTTCCGTGACCTTTCCAAGCCGCAGCCGTTGGAGTTTCACGCCGAGATGCTGCTGGGCGTGCAGCGGCCGCACAACGGCAGCCTGCAGCGCCGGCACACCATGAAGGA AGCCAAGGACATGAAGAACCGGCTGGGGATTTTCCGGCGGAGAAACGAGTCCCCAGGAGCCAACCCCTCCGGCAAGCTGGACAAAGTGCTCAAGTCGCTCAA GCCTGCGCCCGAGGAAGCTCTCAAGTGGGGGGAGTccctggagaagctgctgctgcacaaat ATGGGCTCGCAGCCTTCAGGGCCTTCCTGCGCACCGAGTTCAGCGAGGAGAACCTGGAGTTCTGGCTGGCGTGCGAGGAGTACAAGAAGATCAAATCCCAGTCCAAGATGGTCTCCAAGGCCAAGAAGATCTTTGCGGAGTACATCGCCATCCAGTCCTGCAAGGAG GTGAACCTGGACTCATACACGCGGGAGCACACCAAGGAGAACCTGCAGAACATCACCCGCGGCTGCTTCGACCTCGCGCAGAAGAGGATTTACGGGCTGATGGAGAAGGACTCGTACCCCCGCTTCCTGCGCTCTGACTTGTACTTAGACATAATTAACCAGAAGAAAGCCAGCTCCCCGCTGTAG